TAGGAAGAAGGTTGAAGATGGCAGATCCATTTACTTGACAAATCTATATACATCATCTAGACGGGCCCGAAAAgtccaagaaaaaattaataatttggaCTGAGGTCATCAATGCAATCGTCATGGAATGGTCATCACTTTATCTTGTCATCCTCTACGTCATCAGCTGCCAATTTGGAATCTAGAGTAGCATTTTACCTgtctattttttactttaatggATGggtgtttttattgattttggttttgcttgtttttttaattttttaatttgattttattatcaacatgtcaaaataatttaaaaatataaaaaaattaatttaaaatttcaagtttatttaaaaaacacagcaTGTTTTCGATGATGGAAGAGAGAAACCATTGATAATTTAGAATTCACCGTATTTTCTTATTAGAACAACATTATCCAATTTTATCTAATACTAAAAGAAACTAGCGAATGTTTTTAACTCAACGAGAGCCGAGGACGAAGTTAAAACATCAGATAAGTAATTTATAACAAGGttcaaaagaataatttatttactcttatatatatcaaacattTTTGTCTCGAGACATTTATGTTGTTACTAATTTTCTTGGACGAGGTCCCACGGGACCCATCTCACATGCACCATGCACCTTGGTCGAAGCCTCAAGGTCTTGGGTTCCATGAGATTTCCCACTTGGGTCGGCTTCCTTGGCTtcgggattattattattattattattattattattattattaatttgatcttaaattaattaaagtaatttgaaacaataatcttgtaaagaaaaacattcacttttgtaattaggttaactTCATACCTTTGCATGGTCAGTGCTTGTCTTGATATGTGATGGACTATACTGAAAGGTGCATGATATTAATTATGGAGTGTTTCCATCTATTATTTCAATTCATGAGAAACGCCATTAATTCCTTTGCGTACGTTGTAGGGCAAGTTCCTGGATTATGCGAAGGGGTCAAAGAGAATCAAAATAATGGCGCACGTGGCAAATAGACGAAACTTGATCCTATGTTCTTGAAGGCATATAAGAGATGTTTGGAAGGAGTTTTAatctgtttttatattaaaatttgatttttttgttttaaaataatctttattgttttgattctcTTTTGTTcataaaatcatagttttaaaatcaagtTCCAGTAAGTTGACTCGAAACTAAAACAtagattggttaaaaaaaaaacaaaaaaaaaaacttagtgtGACCCGATCAAAAACCAGGTTACAACCcattaaattttggtttttctaactaaaataacatcattataaatttttaaaaaaattaattaaactacatcaactcaataattcagttaaaattgaaaacttgaattttaaacCAGACTGATATAAAAACTATGCATAAAACAGCTACcacaacaattttaaaatatacttgAGTGTTTCTAGGAAATTTGCTGTACCTATCTCGGCCCCGCACTGTGGATAGCGAAGGATCAGTAGTATACTTTGTCAAAAAAAGCATGAGGTCCTTCAATGGAAATTGACTGTGCAAATTGCGGCTTCAGTGTTCTCACAGAAGACTGGGTTTCCAAATAAAAGTGGGCATGTGGTAAGGTGTTGTCAAAAGCATATTGCTAAAGTCTCATTGTTTGAGATGGGTTGATTTTGTGTCTCAGTGACTCGCTTATTTGTTGATCCAAAACTTAAGTTTGggatatgtttttcatttaactatTTTGGAAATTATCAGGTTAAATTTGAGTGAGGTATaatctagttaatttttttaaaaaatattaaatcttatttaaaacaatattattttaatttttttaaaaaataatttaccaaaacaatattattttgttaaaaatttgaatttaacatAAGAACCCAGATCTGACCGGGCCAAACAACTATGGAAAAAAgtataagaaaattataatattatcgtGAACCGACCACGAATTAGTTCTGGCCTTTGTGCTTTGAACTCTTCATAATTTTCATGTAAATGGGCGAGAGAAATATTCTCCacgattttaatttaaataatattaaagatgaaatgttttcatctgtttcaAGACAATCATGGAATGTCTCTCGGGCACTCCCTTCTTTCCAAGTCAAGTTATGACTTTTAAGGTGGGCCCTTCTGGCTTTCCAAAGAACATCAAAGAAATAGAGAACCATTGGTGCATATATACTTTTTTATCCTTCACTATATCCAGGAAATATCTCCACTACTAATAAATTATAGTCTCTGGCGTCAAGGACGGGCTGCACAAATGGCTATTATACTGAAAACTTTCGATAGAGAAAAAGAgacaagatataaaataaatatttatataagactgaattttaattattttaaaatataaaaacaaataattatattttaaccacCTTCATCTCTTCTATTCTGAtagttttcaaaatatattttaaatttaattaatttagatttgttaTATATTGAGTGTGATTacagttgtttttaaaagtgcttttcatttaaaaatgtattaaaataatattttattttattttttaaaatttaattttgaaattattgcatcaaaataacctaaaaacacaaaaaaaaaaattaatttgaagcaaagaaaaaaaaaaaaaatttaattttttttaaaaaaatacttttaaaacacaaaaccaaACAAGAATCATTCACacttaactatatatatatatatatatatatatatatatatatatatcaaagtgATGGatcccttttatatatatacttagcCTAGATCAACTAGGTTTTTATGTCGATTTATCCTACCAGGTCAGGCCAGGAACATAAATATGCCTAAAAATTGATTTGCATCTCTCACAGAAGAAAGAATATTGGaatttttcccttttaatttcTCCATGATCAACCAAGGGCttagattttaaagatgttaagaattaatttggcaTATTCTTACACAAAGCTtcttccaaaacaaaaattatattctttaccTTTAAAGAATTGAATGTGAATTTATGGTAATTCAAAGCATTTATATTGATCTTTGAACTACACGCATAACTTTCTGAACCATAGAAACCTACTACTTTCTTTGCATCGAAGAATTAGCTAGCGGGCATGGAAGCATATATTCCTTTTGTGCTTTTTTCTAtgtactatttttaaaaaaaattaaaaaaattttaaaaaaattattttttttgttttaaattaatatattttttttatttttaaatcatttagaatgtactgattttaaaaataatttttttttaaaaaatatattattttgatatatttctaaataaaaaatattttgacaaaCAATCGCAACCATACTTTTAGCAACAACCgcaacattattattaatacaatTAGAAAAGTTGAGATGAAAATCActattgacttgaaaagtgaaCCAcctcaacattatttttttaatttcatttaagtCCTTTTTTTAACtggatatttttttccattcaagctatttttttaattgggtccTTTTTGCTTCACATTTAACAAACCTCAATCTTTTTCcacctcaattttattttttccattaaaagttccttttttttattagattttttttattcaagtctcttttttattggattttttttatttaagaccCTTTTTTATTGGATCCTTTTGCTTGTCGTTTAACATACttcaacttttttctttcattcgtgtccttttttttcttcttatggaTCATTTTACTCtctatttaataattttcacaTGATCAATAAAGGTCGAAGGACCTGGATTTGAAAGGTGTTACAAAATGTAACATATTTCTACACAATGCttcattaataacaaaaattctaTCATTCTATCATTGCCAAAGTATAAAAATTTAGCCACGAACGCATTGTTTGGTCCTCACAATATTTTCTGTGGTCCTGcccttttcatcttttaatataaatGTGCAAGAGAAAATGTCATGCATTTTGTTTATCATGAGACTAATGGTGAATTGTTTCTCGGGTGTTCCTATCTTCCAAGGTCTTGACTTCAAGACTCTATAtccaaagaaaatcaaacaacTACAAGACCATTGATGTCATGTTTCTATGCactagaatttttttatcaaaaagtaTACATTTATTTTACTTCTTGTCTATATGAGACAAAACCACTCATTCCATCGGGGAACAAGAGATCGCAAGAGAGAATTAAATATTAGGCTTTGTGGCGTAATGcaaggttttaatttttaattttattttttcggtGGATCGTTTAAGTTAATAGAATTACTTTAAACGTTATTAAATTAATCCTATTCAACTCCAACAACTTATTTTCCAATATAGTGAGAGGCAATGTTACTACACTCCAGCTAGATTCACTGATCCATCCTATTCTAAGTCAAGTTTTAAAAGACAtatagaaatttatttaaatatataaagatgaaTTGGTGAGTCCATTctgattcaattaaaattttattttatttttttaaaaaaaaattaaaataatattattttgattaactcAAGCTAACTTAACGTATAAATTAGGCATGAACTTGATTTTGGATTTGActagaaaattttaataatttaataactttataatagGGTACTACTCACTTGACCCACAATGTAAAGCCATTACAAACTTACTCAAAGGTTTGAGGGTGTGTTTGGTCATGtttctaaatattttgaatatttttttatttaaaataattttttttagatcgttttgatatgggctgttgttaaaaatatttttttaaaaaataaaaaattattttaatatattttcaaataaaaaatattttaaattgatattattatcacaatttcaaacaaatcaTTACAAGCATTTGAGTGAAAGGATTGCTACTACTTCATAAACAGGGGTGGAATCCCCAaggtttatttttattcctatatttatataaattatttaatcatgTCCCGTAGAAATCTAAATTAACCTCTCttgaaattttatgaaataagaGTTCTTTAATTCCTCATGTGATcgataatttcatttaatatatattgaactaagagaaaaagaataattaaaccatttatttttctatttagataATATGCTCTATAGTTGGAAAACAATATATGAactaagtatatatatatatatatattgttttccaactatatatatatgtactaAATTAGTTGTATGTCTTGCATTATGGGATACGTTTTTACTTATGTGACTATTTATATCTAATCAGTTATtaagtaattttaatatattaatataattttatttatgtgttagtatagttgttataattatgtgtATTTAAACATAAGTAATAGTAGATCTCATACTCATAAAAATGTTTAACCTAAAATTTGTATAACTTTTATagggtattatttttttctaactttttaattttttaatttattgaaattaaatttagaaattgtttttcctcaaaccaaaaccaaaaggtaataaagtattttaaaaatatataatatattttattttctttctacatatcaaatttaaatttctaaatatttttatttttataataaatactattttatcatttaattttgttattttactgaaaaagagcttaattataaaaaataaaaaaattgaggaatCAAATAATACACAATTGAATTTctatattgtcaaaaaaaattgaacaattttGATATTGGTTAATCTAGTATATAATGagtttgttttcttcaaatttaccaaaaatatttaatatgcatCTTAAACTAAAATTTATGGTATGAGCTTTGtattttcttaacaaaaaaataacttgcaGTAAATCTACGATAAAAAttgtgattaaaaatatttagcatgttctcttcttttttttactacttgaatcaatattttgatttttctatttgtatttgcatacattataattaatttctaattttattggttaacaTAAGCAATCTATATATCATAAccataacattattttaaattacattcattttaaaaatttatatgggaGAAGTATCAAGGATAAAAACTATACACTTGGCATCAAAAGAATTGGATGAGATATCCAATTTTGATGCACTCACGGAGATTGTTATAGTTTTACtatataaaagatttaaaaatcattatataaatGGTCGGttgcatttttaaaatagtttttttattggtaattaatgcaatatatatcaatgaaatatataaaatatattacaataaagaatatattaaaacttatatattatttaagacaTTAAATACACACATGAGTACAAGTATACCACTAATACGGatcgatttttaattttagaatcctatctttttttcttaacatctGAGTGATGTGATACATCATTTGACAAAACTATAGGTTGATAAATCCATGGAGTGTTAATGAGCTGTATATTTCTAATTTGTATGagctatatatatttctaattagTGTGAATCAATTATGTAATTTGCAAGATTATAGACCATAAGATTATAGGCTCATAAAACATTCCTAAATAGTTTTTCagtctatgtatatatatatatattcatgtctGCTGTTATACAAAGGAGAAGAACAAGAGAATATTACTATCACCTATTCTgatatatggtatcagagcagtcGATCTTGACTGTCTATTGCCCTAGTTTCATAAATCGCTTCCACAGCAGCAGCCGTCAGCATCCTTCGCAGGAGCAGTGATTTCACAGCAGTAACCATTGGCCACCCTTCACAACCACCGCTCACGGTTCCCTCAACCAAATTACTCTAAACAAATTACTCTGTTTGTTCTTATTGAAATGGATAATTAAGCTGTCTCCATGGTCTTCATTGCAGGAATCCCTTCAGGCATAATCTTCCGAAATTTGAATCACAAAACTTGAACTACTGTACAGTGCCAGACCGGCAAAGTCTCCGATAGATCACAAGTTAACATGGATGCCCTAGACTTAGGCGGCCGGCCCGAAAATCCACCAGGCAAACACGGTGCTGTTGTTGTTCTCTCACATGTGCCCGCCCACTTAGATTGCATATACTTAAGCTTCCTCCATGGACCCAGGtgcatcttcttctccttcatgcACTCTTTAGCTGCTGAACATAATATCTTGATCAAGGCTTTTAGCCTTTCTGTCTTGCCTACATAAACCTCTGGTAACCGGTTAACAAGTTGTTTGTATTCTTGATTTGCTTTCGCCATCTCAAATTCGGCTCGTAAATTCGACTCAATTACCACTCTCacttctcctttctttgaatttaatttgtCCACCACTTCCAAAAAAGTGTGTTCCCCTGCATAAATTTGCAGAAAAATGATTAGCCCCAGCAGTCACTTAGATCATACATGTCTATATAGCTCCATTAATAGCATCCTATGGTCTTAATCAATACTGATTATTTCATGATTATCATCTTATGGTTAACAGTGATGAACATTTTTGTCATAAGAAGATAGAAagaaatgatttatttgttgAACCTGAAGGAATTTCTTCAGATCTCTTCCACTTGGACTTGCAAATGGCACAATTATAGCCTTGATTTTGAAGACGAATTGAAATTTCTCTTTGCAAGCAATTCCGGCAAGCTCCGGCCATCGGTTTCCCACACAAGCAATACATGCCAACCCCATCAATTTCCTTCATAGCTTCTTTTGTAGCTTGACGAATTTTGGTCTCAAGAGAACTTGTTCTATACAATGTTCCCTGCAAAAGCAACCGTAAATAATCAATACTAATTTCCATTACGCACAATTTAATCTCACAGTGACCTTAAAGTACCTTTGGCACAttgtaaattgaaaagaaaatgaaaaatcacctGAAGAAGTTGGTTTTGTGTTTCCCAAAATTTCTTGTTCTCTTCAACATTACAAGGCCTaatctcatcatcttcatcatcatcctcattATAATCACCTGAGGTACATGAACTCTCATGTGACACCTCCTGTTCTTCCCAAGATCCGAAAACAATGTCAGTAAAATACGCCGGATCATCAGAAAATCCGACATCCTCCTCAAAACCCCGGTAGTTTAAAGGTATTCTGGCTATGACTTGAGCCATGTATATAATTCTTAAACAAACAaggcttcaaaaaaaaaaaaaaaacagaaatgtttcggttgtggtttgaaaaagtCCCTGAAAGAGTGGCGTATTTATATTAAGATTTTGAGTCCTAAGTGGGCGTCCTATATGCCGCATACATTAAGGTTGTCTGG
This genomic stretch from Populus alba chromosome 19, ASM523922v2, whole genome shotgun sequence harbors:
- the LOC118038497 gene encoding uncharacterized protein, encoding MAQVIARIPLNYRGFEEDVGFSDDPAYFTDIVFGSWEEQEVSHESSCTSGDYNEDDDEDDEIRPCNVEENKKFWETQNQLLQGTLYRTSSLETKIRQATKEAMKEIDGVGMYCLCGKPMAGACRNCLQREISIRLQNQGYNCAICKSKWKRSEEIPSGEHTFLEVVDKLNSKKGEVRVVIESNLRAEFEMAKANQEYKQLVNRLPEVYVGKTERLKALIKILCSAAKECMKEKKMHLGPWRKLKYMQSKWAGTCERTTTAPCLPGGFSGRPPKSRASMLTCDLSETLPVWHCTVVQVL